The DNA sequence GGGGCCTTTTGCGGGCCGTCCCGATGGATGTAGACGTGTTCGCGGAGACTCTGGGCGCGGCATCCGACTTGGCGGGCGAGATTGACGCGTACATGGACGGTGCGCGCTTGGACGAGGGGCGGGCCGAAACGGCGTCTACTCCGCACGAGCGGCCGGACTACAACCCGAACGTGCGTCGCTTTGGGCTGATCGTGGATTGGCACTATCGACCATAACTAGCAACTGGACTGTTGCGCCTACCTCATCACGAGGTGGGCGCATTTTTTGTGCCCAAATGAGGGGGAATGATGGCGGATTTTGATAGTGAGGCTGCGCGGCTCGGGATTACCGGTGCCCTGCGAGTCGGCAAGGTGGGTAGCGAAGCGCCTACGAAGATGGGTGCGTGGGCGGACCCGTGGAAGTCGTTGGGCTATATCAGCGGTGACGGCATCACGGAGACGTTGGACGAGTCGCGGGAAGAGTTCACCCCGTGGCAGAAGTCGAGCCCGATTCGCACGAGCGTTACGAGTTCGGTGAAAAAGTTTCAGGCGGTCCTCTGGGAATCGAACTTTGAGACGATTTCCCTCTACTACCGTAAGGGTATTGAGGATTTCGAGGTGGACGGCGACATTGTTTCGTTCACTGAGGGGGACGCGCCGGCGCAGGACATTCGGGCGTTCGGCATTGACGTGGTGGACGGCGTGTATGCGCGTCGGTTCACTCTTCCGTACGCGGAGGTGACGGACCGTGGCGATATTGTTTACAAGTCGGACACGATCATTGCCTACGACGTGACGATTACCGCACTCGTGGGGCCGGATGGCATTTCGGTCAAGCGCGAGTTTAAGGAGGGGTGGAAGGTTCCGACTGCCCCTGACGGCGGCGGGGCCTGATCCCCTGATGCTCGGGTGTGTGCGCGTGCTGGTAGGTCACCGCGTGCGCACCCGTTTCTAACCTACCAACTGTGATCTACCGGAATGAGGATATGGCTATGAGCACTTACGATCTGGACGCAATGGTTTCTCAGCGCGCGGAGGCTGTCGGCGGTGAGCGTGTCGAGTTCACTTACGGGGGCGAGACGTTCAGTTTCCCGCACCCGCTGTTCGCGGACGACGAGTTCAAGGACGGACTTGCGGACGTGCAGACCGATATGGAAATGGCAGAGCATTACCTTGGTGACCAGTACGACAAGTTCATTGAGGTGGGCGGCAAGTCCGGGTTCATCGGCATTCTGTTGCAGAAGGTGCAGGAGGACGCTACCGACGTTGACGAGAAGGGAAATCCTACTCTGTCGCGTCGGTCCTCCAACCGTGCCCAGAGGCGACAGAAGCGGCGCTAATCGCTGAGTATGGTTTCGATGCTATCGCGGCTTTCTGGCGGGGGGAGATTAGCGTCAGAAAGTTGCGGGCATTGGTCCAATGGTTGCCTGACGGGTCGGCACGACACAAGGCAATGAATGATGGGGTGCAGTGGGGCACTACGAATAGCCTACTGAACCTGATCGAATACCGGCTACGCGAGAATACGGCGCTGTTGTCGCGTGTGAACGGTGGGCGTCCTAAGGCTCAGAAATACAATCCCACCCCGTGGAAGCGCGAGGGGCATATGGGGCACGTCAACGGGCGCAGTGTTGAAGAGGTCAAGGCGTACTTGGATTCGCTCATGGCCTAACAGTTTCGGGGGGTGTTTGCGGTGGCAAGTGACGGTACCGTTTGGATTCCGGTTCTGCCGTCTATGCGCGGGTTCGCTGCGCAAATGGTGGACGGTACCGGCGCTGCCGCTAAGCGCGCGTCGGGGGAGATTGAGAAGGAGTTCAGTAAGGCTGGGCAGGATGCCGGCAAGGCTGCGGCTGCGGGGATCAAGTCTGCGGTTGGGGATGTGCAGGCGGCGTCTAAGCAACTGGCGGATGCGCGCAAGGCTGAGGGGGACGCGGCTAAGCAAGTGCAGGCTGCGGAGAAGGAACTTGCGGGGCTGCGGAAGTCGGGTACGGCGTCGGCTGATGAGGTGTCGGCGGCTGAGGGGCGGTTGGAGTCGGCGCACAAGGCGGTTTCGTCTGCGTCGGCTCAGACGGTGAGCGCTCAGCGTGAGTTGTCTACGGCGCATGGCAAGTTGGCTACGGAGTCTGAGGGGGCGGCGAGCGCGGCCCGGAAGTTGGCTGAGGCTCAGCGGAAGGAACAGGACGCGGCGGGCAAGGTGGCCGTTGCGGAGGAGAAACTTTCGGACTTGCAGGCGTCGGGTAAGGCGTCGTCGTCTCAGTTGGAGGCGGCTACGCAGTCGTTGGAGCGGGCTAAGAGTGGGCTTGCTACGGCGTCGGATCGTACGGCGGCGGCTGAGGCGAATCTTGCGTCTGAGTCGGATAAGGCGGCTGCGTCTGCGGCGAAGATGGCGGATCGGGCGGAAGAGTCCGGGGATGCTATGCGGCGCGCGGATGATGGCGGTAAGTCGTTTGGTTCGACGTTGTTGGATTTGGGGAAGAAGGCGGGCGCGGCGGCTATCGCGTTCGCGGGGATCAAGTCTATTGGTTCGATTTTCGGTGATGCGATTTCGCGGGCGTCGGATACGGTGGCGGCTGAGCAGTCGTTGAGCGGCTTGTATGGGTCTGCCGAGGATGCGGCGGACATGATGGACCGTATCGGGAACATTTCGAGTGGTTCCAAGATTGATACGGGCGCTTATACGGAGATGGCGCAGTCTCTCGGTTACCTGGGCGTTAAGGGTGCTCAGTCTGAGGGCATCATGCGGAATCTTGGTAAGGCGATTGTGGGTGCTGGCGGGGATTCGTCGGCGTTCGATACGGTTTCTGCGTCGCTTACCAAGATGCAGAATGAGGGCAAGGTCACCCGTGAATCGTTGAATCAACTTTCGGGGGCCGGCGTTCCGATTCTCGATTCGTTGGCTACGAAGTTGGGCAAGGAAGTTCCCGACGTGCTGGATATGGTGTCCAACGGTCTCGTGGACGTGGACGACGTTCTGGGCGTGTTGGAAGACGGTACCGGGCAGTGGATGGAACGGCTGATCGAGGCTGGCGGGGAAGTCGATAACACGTTTGGTGCCAGGTGGGCGCGCGCTAAGGATACGGTCATGGAGGCGTTGGGCACGGCGATTCTGCCTGTGTTGGAGCGTCTGTCTCCGGTCATTTCGGGCGTGGCCGATGGTGTCACGTGGTTGATCGGCGCATTCACGTCGTTGGGGGACAATGGCAACCCTGTGATTGATGCGGCGGCTGCGGCGTGGGGGTACCTGAAAGACGGTATCGGTACGGCTAAGGATGTGCTGGCGGGCACGGTTGATGTGTTGGCCAACGTGGTTGGTTGGATGGACCGGAACAAGACGGCGGTTATCACGGTGGCGAGCATTATCGGCACGGTGCTACTGCCGGCGTTGGTCACGTACGGCATTCAGCAGACGGTGACGGCGGCTAAGGCTGTGGCCGCGTGGGTGGCGCAGGGTGCGGCTGCAACGGTGGAGGCTGCGAAGAACGTTGCCGCGTGGGTGACGTTGCGGGCGCAGGCTGTCGGTTCGGCTGCGGCTCAGGTGGCGGCGTCGTGGCGCGTGGTTGCCGGATGGGTTGCCGCTGGCGCGTCGGCTGTCGCTCAGGGCGCGGTGATTGCAGCGGCGTGGATTGGGGCTAAGGCGCAGGCGGTGGGCTCGTTCATCGCTATGGGCGCGTCCGCCACGGTTGAGGCTGCGAAGTCTGCGGCTGCGTGGGTGGCGTCGTCTGCCCGTACGGTCGCGGCGTTGGTCGCTCAGTCTGCCGGGTTCGTGGCGTCTAAGGCTGTGATGATTGCGGGCGCGGTCGCTACCGGGGTTATGACGGCGGCACAGTGGGCGCTTAACAGTGCGTTCCTGGCCAACCCGATTACGTGGATTGTTGCGCTCATCGTCGGTTTGGTCGCGGCAATCGTGTTGATTGCGACTAAGACGACTTGGTTTCAGGATATTTGGTCTGCGGTGTGGGACGCGGTTTCTGCGGCGTGGGATTGGGTCTGGGATAAGTTGTCTACCGGGTTCGGCTACTTGAAGGATGGGTTTCAATCCATCGCGGATAAGGTGGGCGAGGTCAAGGATTGGATTCTGGGCAAGTGGGATGCGATTGTTGAGTTCGTTACCGGTCTTCCGAGTAAGATTTCGTCGGCGGCATCCGGCATGTGGGACGGAATCAAGGATGGATTCAAGAGTGTAGTCAACACGGTTATTGGCTGGTGGAACGGTATGGCCGATAAGTTGACGTTCAAGATTCCGAACATTCCGGGTGTTCCGATGCGTGGCGAGACGATTTCGATTCTGCCGCACATTGGCACGTTGGCGCGTGGCGGTGTTGCGGGTGTTGGCGCGGATGGCCGGCTGTACGGTCCGGGTACGGGCACGTCGGATTCCATCCTTGGGGTGGATGATACGGGGTGGCCTACTGCGCGGGTTTCGGCTGGCGAGTTCGTGGTCAACGAGAAGGCGACGCGGGCGAATCTGCCGCTGTTGCAGGCTATCAACGGTCAAGCGTTGGCGACTGGCGGGCTTGTGGACGCTCAGGATTGGGCGCGTGGCGAGTCTGGGAAGCCTTACCAGTACGCGGGGGTCGGTAACCCGTCGTGGGATTGCTCTAGTTACATGAGCGGTATCTACGCGGTGTTGACGGGGCAGGACCCGTATGCGCGGCACTTCACCACGGAATCCGATTTCGAGGCGTTGGGGTTCGTTCCGGGTCTTGGCGGTACGAACGATTTCAGTATCGGCGTCTACCGGGGCGGTGGTGGCCCGAATAGTCACATGGCGGGCACGTTGGGCGACTTGAACGTGGAGGCTGGCGCTAACGGTGTGATCGCTGGCGTGGGCGCTCAGGGCGCGGCGGACTTCCCGTTGACGTGGCACCTGCCGTTGGAAGGTGATCCTGGCGGAATGCCGAACGGTGACAGCACGATTGACCTGTCCGGTATCACGGGGGATGGGGCGAGTGCGGGTGTCACGGCTGCGTCTGGTGGCGGTTCTGATCCGGGCGGGGACACGGTGCGCGTGTACGTGACGAACTGGCCGGCCGGTGGCGTGTCTAGTGGCGCGTCGTTGCCGTCTGCGGCTTCGTCTGGCGTGTCGGTGTCGAGCACTCCCACTATGCCGTCTGGCGGCGGCGTTGGGGGCACTCAGGACGCGGACCCGTACGGGTTCGGGTTGTGGGTGACTGATCCTGCGGCGGCTGTGCTCGATGCACTGTTCGAGGTGTTGGACATTGGGGACGTGTTCGATGGCGAGCAAGTGGCCACGGATACGCGGAATCAGTTTGGTATTCCTGCCCCGGTGGTGCCCGGTAGTGAGGATGAGGCTACGGGCGGTCCTCAGGTGGTCGGCACGGTTGTGAATGGTGACGTGCATGTGACGGATTACGACGAGTTCGCGGATAACCAAGAGCGGGATATGAATGCCCTTGTGGGGGCTGGGGGGGTGTTCGGCTGATGGATGATGTACGTGTCTGGTGGACGAGTGCCCACCGGCGGCATGTTTGGGACCTGACTAATGGGCCTGTGTGGCTTGATGGTGGGGTTTCTGGGCAGCATTGGCCGGATTTCTCGCAGGTGACGGCGCAACCGGCGCGGAAGGCGGGTGCCCTGTATCGGGGTACCCGTTGGAATGCGCGGAAGGTTGGGCTGAACGTGATCGTCGGTGACCCGTTCTGGTCGGCTGAGGTGCGTACGGGGTTGAAGTATCGGCACCTTGAATCCGATTGGAACTATGACCTTTCGGAAGAGACTACGGGCCGGCTGTGTTGGGTGACGGGGCGCGGGTACCGGTGGCTTGATTGCCGGGTGGAAAAGGCTACTGATCCTAAGGGTACGACTGATCCGGCGCGGCATGGCGTGGGCCGGTATTCGTACGTACTGGCATCGGATGAGGCGTTCTATTCGGGGTTCCCTGCCCGGTACACGGTGGCATCGCGCGCGGACGAGAAGGTGAAGGGGCGCGTGTGGAACGTCGGGGATTACGAGGCGTTCCCGATTTTGCGTGTGCACGGTCCTGCGCAATGGGTGTTGGACGCGGGGCGCGGCGAGATTGTGTTGCCTGAGATTCGTGATGGTGATTGGTGGGATATTGACACTGATCCCGACGTGTTGACGGTTACGGATAGTCAGGGGGTGAATCGGCGGGACGTGTTTAACTCTGAGTGGGCGACCGGCCCGGATTCCGGCGGGCTGTCTGTGAATGCGCTTTCGGTGCCAGTGCCACCGGGTGAGCCGGTGGAGGTGAAGGCTACTCCGGTGGGTCGTCCGCCGATAGGTAAGGATCGGGCGCGGGTTGAGGCTGTCATTCACCCTCGTTACAGGCGGGCGTGGTGATGGCATGGAGCGTCTAGACATTCGGTATCTGTCCAACGAGGGCAGGGAGTTGGGCAACATCACGGATCATATCGAGGCCAAGTTCACGTTTGCGCGGAACAAGGCTGCGGCGGGGACGTTGGTGT is a window from the Tomitella gaofuii genome containing:
- a CDS encoding tape measure protein, whose protein sequence is MFAVASDGTVWIPVLPSMRGFAAQMVDGTGAAAKRASGEIEKEFSKAGQDAGKAAAAGIKSAVGDVQAASKQLADARKAEGDAAKQVQAAEKELAGLRKSGTASADEVSAAEGRLESAHKAVSSASAQTVSAQRELSTAHGKLATESEGAASAARKLAEAQRKEQDAAGKVAVAEEKLSDLQASGKASSSQLEAATQSLERAKSGLATASDRTAAAEANLASESDKAAASAAKMADRAEESGDAMRRADDGGKSFGSTLLDLGKKAGAAAIAFAGIKSIGSIFGDAISRASDTVAAEQSLSGLYGSAEDAADMMDRIGNISSGSKIDTGAYTEMAQSLGYLGVKGAQSEGIMRNLGKAIVGAGGDSSAFDTVSASLTKMQNEGKVTRESLNQLSGAGVPILDSLATKLGKEVPDVLDMVSNGLVDVDDVLGVLEDGTGQWMERLIEAGGEVDNTFGARWARAKDTVMEALGTAILPVLERLSPVISGVADGVTWLIGAFTSLGDNGNPVIDAAAAAWGYLKDGIGTAKDVLAGTVDVLANVVGWMDRNKTAVITVASIIGTVLLPALVTYGIQQTVTAAKAVAAWVAQGAAATVEAAKNVAAWVTLRAQAVGSAAAQVAASWRVVAGWVAAGASAVAQGAVIAAAWIGAKAQAVGSFIAMGASATVEAAKSAAAWVASSARTVAALVAQSAGFVASKAVMIAGAVATGVMTAAQWALNSAFLANPITWIVALIVGLVAAIVLIATKTTWFQDIWSAVWDAVSAAWDWVWDKLSTGFGYLKDGFQSIADKVGEVKDWILGKWDAIVEFVTGLPSKISSAASGMWDGIKDGFKSVVNTVIGWWNGMADKLTFKIPNIPGVPMRGETISILPHIGTLARGGVAGVGADGRLYGPGTGTSDSILGVDDTGWPTARVSAGEFVVNEKATRANLPLLQAINGQALATGGLVDAQDWARGESGKPYQYAGVGNPSWDCSSYMSGIYAVLTGQDPYARHFTTESDFEALGFVPGLGGTNDFSIGVYRGGGGPNSHMAGTLGDLNVEAGANGVIAGVGAQGAADFPLTWHLPLEGDPGGMPNGDSTIDLSGITGDGASAGVTAASGGGSDPGGDTVRVYVTNWPAGGVSSGASLPSAASSGVSVSSTPTMPSGGGVGGTQDADPYGFGLWVTDPAAAVLDALFEVLDIGDVFDGEQVATDTRNQFGIPAPVVPGSEDEATGGPQVVGTVVNGDVHVTDYDEFADNQERDMNALVGAGGVFG